The Burkholderiales bacterium genome has a window encoding:
- a CDS encoding TRAP transporter substrate-binding protein has product MKRREFLTRAGVGAAATAVAAPALAQSSPQIRWRMASSFPKSLDTLFGTAEQLSQRVSRLTEGRFEIRVFAAGEIVPALQVLDAVQNGTVECGQTASYYYVGKNPALAFDTALPFGMNARQQNAWMYYGGGLQLTREMFSHYNIVNFPCGNTGTQMAGWYRKEIKTVNDLKGLKMRIAGLAGQILEKLGVVPQQIGGADIYPALEKGTIDAAEWVGPYDDEKLGFHKVAKYYYYPGWWEGSAQLSIYVNAKSWASLPKHYQEALEVACAEANVNMMARYDARNTEALKKLVGAGAQLRAFPRPVMEACYKVAQDLYAGFSAKSPEFKKIYDSWNSFRDSQYLWFRVAENTFDNFVYSVKKAR; this is encoded by the coding sequence ATGAAACGACGTGAATTCCTGACACGCGCCGGCGTGGGCGCCGCCGCGACCGCAGTCGCCGCCCCCGCGCTCGCGCAATCGTCCCCGCAGATCCGCTGGCGCATGGCGTCGAGCTTTCCGAAGAGCCTGGACACGCTGTTCGGCACTGCCGAGCAGCTCTCCCAGCGCGTGTCGCGGCTGACCGAGGGCCGCTTCGAGATCCGCGTCTTTGCGGCCGGGGAGATCGTGCCGGCGCTGCAGGTGCTCGACGCGGTGCAGAACGGCACCGTCGAGTGCGGTCAGACCGCCAGCTACTACTACGTCGGGAAGAACCCCGCGCTCGCGTTCGACACCGCCCTGCCGTTCGGCATGAACGCGCGCCAGCAGAACGCGTGGATGTACTACGGCGGGGGTCTCCAGCTCACGCGCGAGATGTTCAGCCATTACAACATCGTCAACTTCCCGTGCGGCAACACCGGCACGCAGATGGCGGGCTGGTACCGCAAGGAGATCAAGACCGTCAACGATCTCAAGGGCTTGAAGATGCGGATCGCCGGCCTCGCCGGGCAGATCCTCGAGAAGCTCGGCGTGGTGCCGCAGCAGATCGGCGGCGCGGACATCTATCCCGCGCTCGAGAAAGGCACGATCGACGCGGCCGAGTGGGTCGGGCCGTACGACGACGAGAAGCTCGGCTTCCACAAGGTCGCCAAATACTATTACTACCCGGGCTGGTGGGAGGGTTCCGCGCAGCTCTCGATCTACGTCAACGCCAAGTCGTGGGCGTCACTCCCGAAGCATTACCAGGAAGCGCTGGAAGTCGCGTGCGCCGAGGCGAACGTCAACATGATGGCGCGCTACGACGCGCGCAACACCGAGGCGCTGAAGAAGCTCGTCGGCGCCGGCGCGCAGCTCCGCGCGTTTCCGCGGCCGGTGATGGAAGCCTGCTACAAGGTCGCGCAGGACCTCTATGCCGGTTTCTCGGCCAAGAGCCCCGAGTTCAAGAAGATCTACGACTCGTGGAACAGCTTCCGCGACAGCCAGTACCTGTGGTTCCGGGTGGCGGAGAATACC
- the pmbA gene encoding metalloprotease PmbA → MPSSRFSYSADRLRELAQSVLDHARKNGATSAETEVSEGFGQTVTVRRGEVETIEYNRDKGIGVTVYVGQKRGHASSSDFSGQAVKDTVEAALSIAKFTAPDDAAGLADPDRLAKDIRDLDLWHPWDLPVERAIELAKIAEDAGFAVDKRISNTEGATVSTQESQFVYANSHGFMGGYPNSRHSVWCSLIAGKNDEMQRDDWYETARDPLDLAKPDSVGRRAGERAVQRVGARKIATMQAPVLFEAPIASSLVGHFVSAVSGGSLYRKSSFLLDSVGKQVFSRLVNITDIPDVPKGLASSPFDEEGVATQRREVVRDGVVQGYFLGSYSARKLGLQTTGNAGGNHNLMLAPTGEDFEALLKKMDKGLLVTELMGQGVNPVTGDYSRGAAGYWVENGKIAYPVQEITIAGNLKDMFQAIVAAGTDVSRRGSRQCGSILLERMTIAGD, encoded by the coding sequence ATGCCATCTTCACGCTTCTCCTACAGCGCCGATCGCCTGCGCGAGCTCGCGCAAAGCGTGCTCGATCACGCGAGAAAGAACGGCGCGACTTCAGCCGAAACCGAAGTGAGCGAAGGGTTCGGCCAGACGGTGACGGTGCGGCGGGGCGAAGTCGAGACGATCGAGTACAACCGTGACAAAGGCATCGGCGTCACGGTGTACGTCGGGCAGAAGCGGGGGCACGCCAGCAGCTCGGACTTTTCCGGGCAGGCGGTGAAGGACACCGTCGAGGCTGCGCTCTCGATCGCGAAGTTCACCGCGCCGGACGATGCCGCCGGGCTCGCCGACCCCGACCGCCTGGCGAAGGACATCCGCGACCTCGACCTCTGGCACCCGTGGGACCTGCCGGTGGAGCGCGCGATCGAGCTCGCGAAGATCGCCGAGGACGCGGGCTTCGCGGTCGACAAGCGCATCAGCAACACCGAAGGCGCGACGGTCTCGACGCAGGAATCGCAGTTCGTGTACGCGAACTCGCACGGTTTCATGGGCGGCTACCCCAACTCGCGTCACAGCGTGTGGTGCTCGCTGATCGCGGGCAAGAACGACGAGATGCAGCGCGACGACTGGTACGAGACCGCGCGCGATCCGCTGGACCTGGCAAAGCCCGATTCGGTCGGCCGCCGCGCCGGCGAGCGCGCGGTCCAGCGCGTCGGCGCGCGCAAGATCGCGACGATGCAGGCGCCGGTGCTGTTCGAAGCGCCGATCGCGTCGAGCCTGGTCGGTCACTTCGTATCCGCCGTCAGCGGCGGCAGCCTGTATCGCAAGTCGTCCTTCCTGCTGGACAGCGTCGGCAAGCAGGTCTTCTCCAGGCTCGTGAACATCACCGACATCCCCGACGTGCCGAAAGGGCTGGCGAGCAGCCCCTTCGACGAGGAAGGGGTGGCGACGCAGCGGCGCGAGGTCGTCCGGGACGGCGTGGTGCAGGGCTATTTCCTCGGCAGCTACAGCGCGCGCAAGCTGGGGTTGCAGACGACCGGCAACGCCGGCGGCAACCACAACCTCATGCTCGCGCCGACCGGCGAGGATTTCGAGGCGTTGCTGAAGAAGATGGACAAGGGCCTGCTCGTGACCGAGCTCATGGGCCAAGGGGTGAACCCGGTCACCGGCGACTACTCGCGCGGCGCCGCGGGCTACTGGGTGGAGAACGGCAAGATCGCCTACCCGGTACAGGAGATCACGATCGCCGGCAACCTCAAGGACATGTTCCAGGCGATCGTGGCGGCGGGCACCGACGTGAGCCGCCGCGGCTCGCGCCAGTGCGGGTCGATCCTCCTCGAGAGGATGACCATCGCCGGCGACTGA
- the yjgA gene encoding ribosome biogenesis factor YjgA translates to MTEELTSKSQRKRESHALQDLGSELVELNDEQLSAIDMPENLRDAVMEARRLDGKHEARRRQMQYIGKLMRHIDPAPIRERIDAYKMVSREATARLHQLERWRARLLEEDTALTELMSAYPHADAARIRTLVRNAERERAAGQPPKSFRALFQLLNETIRDDDEHE, encoded by the coding sequence ATGACCGAAGAACTCACCAGCAAATCGCAGCGCAAGCGCGAGAGCCACGCATTGCAGGACCTCGGCAGCGAGCTCGTCGAATTGAACGACGAGCAGTTGTCCGCAATCGACATGCCGGAAAACCTGCGCGACGCGGTGATGGAGGCGCGCCGGCTCGACGGCAAGCACGAAGCGCGGCGGCGGCAGATGCAGTACATCGGGAAACTGATGCGCCACATCGACCCGGCGCCGATCCGCGAGCGCATCGACGCGTACAAAATGGTTTCGCGCGAAGCGACCGCGCGCCTGCACCAGCTCGAAAGATGGCGCGCGCGGCTGCTCGAGGAAGACACCGCGCTGACCGAGCTCATGTCGGCCTACCCGCACGCCGACGCGGCGCGCATCCGCACCCTGGTGCGCAACGCCGAGCGCGAGCGAGCCGCGGGCCAGCCGCCGAAGAGCTTCCGTGCGCTGTTCCAGCTACTCAACGAGACGATCAGGGACGACGATGAGCACGAATGA
- the mog gene encoding molybdopterin adenylyltransferase, whose amino-acid sequence MSTNEELVIGLVSISDRASQGVYRDEGIPALEEWFGRAIRAPKWRTVTRLIPDERAQIEAALKALVDDEGCHLVLTTGGTGPALRDVTPEATLAVGDREMPGFGEQMRQVSLKFVPTAILSRQVAVIRKQALIINLPGQPKAIKETLEGLKDAEGKSLVSGIFAAVPYCIDLIGGPYIETNDEVVKAFRPKSAIRSKTTS is encoded by the coding sequence ATGAGCACGAATGAAGAACTGGTGATCGGCCTGGTGTCGATCAGCGACCGCGCGTCGCAGGGCGTATACAGGGACGAAGGCATACCGGCGCTCGAAGAATGGTTCGGGCGCGCGATCAGGGCGCCGAAGTGGCGCACGGTCACGCGGCTCATCCCCGACGAGCGAGCGCAGATCGAAGCGGCGTTGAAAGCGCTGGTCGACGACGAAGGCTGTCACCTCGTGCTCACGACCGGCGGCACCGGCCCCGCGCTGCGCGACGTGACGCCCGAAGCGACGCTCGCCGTCGGCGACAGGGAGATGCCGGGATTCGGCGAGCAGATGCGGCAGGTAAGCCTGAAGTTCGTGCCGACCGCGATCCTGTCGCGCCAGGTGGCGGTGATCCGCAAGCAGGCGCTCATCATCAACCTGCCGGGGCAACCCAAGGCGATCAAGGAAACGCTGGAAGGCCTGAAAGACGCCGAAGGCAAATCGCTCGTCTCCGGCATATTCGCCGCGGTGCCTTACTGCATCGACCTCATCGGCGGGCCGTATATCGAAACGAACGACGAGGTGGTGAAAGCATTCAGACCGAAGTCGGCCATACGCTCCAAAACAACTTCTTGA
- a CDS encoding alpha/beta hydrolase: MSQPLLESIEIATGDNPAAAVIWMHGLGADGNDFVPIVQELDLEGLKPIRFVFPHAPMQPVSINNGYVMRAWYDIKWGDLEGKAKQADERGVRASQAGIEALIDRELGRGIGAGKIVLAGFSQGGAIALQTGLRYSKKIAGVMALSTYLPLAESFEQERAPANAATSVFMAHGTHDNVVPHEMGARSRDVLVQHGYPVEWHEYPMQHSVCLEEIADIGAWLRKVLA; encoded by the coding sequence ATGAGCCAACCACTACTCGAATCAATAGAGATCGCCACCGGCGACAATCCCGCGGCCGCCGTCATCTGGATGCACGGCCTCGGCGCGGACGGCAACGACTTCGTGCCGATCGTGCAGGAGCTGGACCTCGAAGGCCTGAAGCCGATCCGCTTCGTCTTTCCGCACGCACCGATGCAGCCGGTGTCGATCAACAACGGCTACGTGATGCGCGCGTGGTACGACATCAAGTGGGGCGATCTCGAAGGCAAGGCGAAACAGGCCGACGAGCGCGGCGTGCGCGCGTCGCAGGCGGGGATCGAAGCGCTGATCGACCGTGAGCTCGGCCGCGGCATTGGCGCCGGGAAGATCGTGCTCGCCGGATTCTCGCAGGGGGGCGCGATCGCGCTGCAGACAGGCCTGCGCTATTCGAAGAAGATCGCGGGCGTGATGGCGCTGTCGACCTACCTGCCGCTCGCCGAGAGCTTCGAGCAGGAACGCGCGCCGGCGAACGCCGCGACGTCGGTCTTCATGGCGCACGGCACGCACGACAACGTCGTGCCCCACGAGATGGGCGCGCGCTCGCGCGACGTACTCGTGCAGCACGGATACCCGGTCGAATGGCACGAGTACCCGATGCAGCACTCGGTGTGCCTGGAAGAGATCGCCGATATCGGCGCGTGGC